The following coding sequences are from one Cercospora beticola chromosome 4, complete sequence window:
- a CDS encoding uncharacterized protein (antiSMASH:Cluster_7) — MEDITRLFAAMCLSGPSKSVLDDKDEYQKTTEAQKDREYWEMLINRHIISADTPYDVAMLLYGSANAYITPLLRRRRWIAMDDSDYVRLLPSIVLASHFFESRRAMVFWHALFEHGGLADPQTGLVIFGRMGNDKYTELSPADHEKTRARLRSLENIVLECGHEMQTGCDCFGETIPEPLKGKDRFHPGSAIIRLNAKYLDGIDFAGGAKHDVLRRIFIIAATIVHELAHAICAAARCPWSEMAWEEDGFVEMGWALEKWLFGGQPMILNRTLQAPGFDYCVATETLELMTLGMGKDDDASEGVTAGRASFMTTSGKTLHRLQVIDEAWLDEIFDAFLYRGG; from the coding sequence ATGGAAGACATCACCAGACTTTTCGCGGCCATGTGCCTCTCCGGGCCATCCAAGAGCGTCCTGGACGATAAGGACGAATACCAGAAGACGACGGAAGCACAGAAGGACCGCGAATACTGGGAGATGTTGATCAACCGCCACATCATCTCCGCCGACACGCCATACGACGTCGCCATGCTGTTGTACGGCAGCGCAAATGCCTACATCACGCCTCTCCTGAGACGTCGCCGCTGGATCGCCATGGATGACTCGGATTACGTTCGACTGCTGCCATCCATCGTGCTGGCGTCTCACTTTTTTGAGAGCCGCCGCGCGATGGTCTTCTGGCATGCACTCTTCGAGCATGGTGGCCTCGCGGACCCTCAGACCGGACTGGTTATCTTCGGCCGTATGGGGAATGACAAGTATACCGAACTCTCACCAGCCGACCACGAAAAGACAAGAGCTCGACTGCGATCGCTCGAGAACATCGTTCTCGAGTGTGGTCACGAGATGCAAACCGGCTGTGATTGTTTCGGCGAGACAATTCCAGAGCCGTTGAAAGGAAAGGATCGCTTTCACCCAGGAAGTGCCATCATCAGGCTGAACGCGAAATATCTCGATGGGATCGATTTCGCAGGAGGAGCAAAACATGACGTACTGCGACGAATTTTCATCATCGCTGCTACGATCGTGCACGAGCTCGCGCACGCTATTTGCGCCGCGGCTCGATGTCCATGGAGCGAGATGGCGTGGGAAGAGGACGGATTCGTGGAGATGGGGTGGGCATTGGAGAAGTGGTTGTTTGGAGGCCAGCCGATGATTCTCAACAGGACGTTGCAAGCTCCAGGGTTTGATTACTGCGTTGCGACAGAGACCTTGGAGTTGATGACTTTGGGAATGGGGAAGGATGACGATGCAAGCGAGGGGGTGACCGCAGGACGAGCGTCTTTCATGACGACGTCTGGGAAGACGCTTCATAGGCTGCAGGTTATTGATGAAGCGTGGCTTGACGAGATATTTGATGCATTTTTGTACAGAGGTGGATAG
- a CDS encoding uncharacterized protein (antiSMASH:Cluster_7) — MSFNDSSNLESQPTTWRRNDDPQYADDPEFQRYTDGISNKLFSLTSNISRLSSQIGLLGTRRETDRVRERLQDLLSETQDAFKEVGEGLKKVQSWHDLNPTQKYTAGKLATEFRASLEEFQTLQRSALEKQRASQSAAKAALDSEGVTSPGGTQLTGQQQQLQQQEQLRLADQNEVDFQESLIIERESEIRNIESSVSELNELFRDVATMIHDQGGQLDIISENVTQTRDDTRNADQQLRTAARHQKSARGKACCLLIILAIVLAVVLLAVLA, encoded by the coding sequence ATGTCCTTCAACGACTCCTCAAATCTCGAATCTCAGCCGACGACGTGGCGTCGCAATGACGACCCACAATACGCCGACGACCCAGAGTTTCAGCGCTATACCGATGGGATCTCCAACAAGCTCTTCTCCTTGACATCCAACATCTCTCGCCTCAGCAGTCAAATAGGACTACTCGGCACAAGACGCGAGACAGATCGCGTGCGGGAGCGGCTACAGGATCTGCTCTCCGAAACACAAGATGCCTTCAAGGAAGTTGGCGAGGGACTGAAGAAGGTCCAGAGCTGGCATGACCTGAATCCCACTCAAAAGTACACCGCTGGGAAATTGGCAACCGAATTCCGAGCGTCTCTCGAAGAATTCCAAACCCTCCAGCGCAGCGCACTAGAAAAGCAGCGCGCATCACAGTCCGCCGCCAAAGCTGCTTTGGACTCGGAGGGCGTCACATCTCCCGGTGGCACACAATTGACCGGGCAACAAcagcaattgcagcagcaggaacagTTACGGCTGGCGGACCAGAATGAGGTCGACTTCCAGGAAAGTTTGATCATTGAGCGAGAGTCGGAGATAAGGAATATTGAGAGCAGCGTGTCGGAGTTGAATGAGCTGTTCCGGGATGTGGCGACCATGATACATGATCAAGGCGGGCAACTGGATATCATTTCGGAGAACGTAACGCAGACGAGGGATGACACAAGGAACGCGGATCAACAACTGAGGACAGCTGCGAGACATCAGAAGAGCGCAAGAGGGAAAGCGTGCTGTTTGTtaatcatcctcgccattgTCTTGGCCGTCGTGCTTTTGGCCGTGTTGGCGTAA
- a CDS encoding uncharacterized protein (antiSMASH:Cluster_7) → MPLHHQQPLSTRELSQETSDQHQSAACEEYGDSFFKERLEAAGVSDTECEGSREPATGNSVTLGESVDPGTNHADRRDSLLTTDELKIELTAASVVFGTYELLEQILLQADNGTILRLQRTNKTWDHVINRSHALQRKLFFQAEPPQPDTSNEVIRWNPLFPHRVSQCEIGRDCRHSSGEIVICVRRPLHTRFLTRIAMRVYPIKHWRNGSWRRMLLCQGAKFTDRLSFHRCPWGLRNVEKDVRVVMAEVKAIVEESCDKHRQYFRQ, encoded by the exons ATGCCGCTGCATCATCAACAGCCACTTTCGACAAGGGAACTCAGCCAGGA GACTTCCGACCAACACCAGTCCGCCGCTTGTGAAGAGTATGGCGACTCCTTCTTTAAGGAACGTCTTGAAGCCGCTGGTGTGAGCGACACTGAGTGTGAAGGCTCCCG TGAACCCGCAACTGGCAATAGTGTAACTTTGGGAGAGAGCGTCGACCCAGGAACGAATCATGCCGACCGTCGCGACAGTCTACTTACCACGGACGAGCTGAAGATCGAGCTTACTGCCGCTTCCGTGGTCTTTGGAACATACGAGCTGCTTGAGCAGATCTTGCTTCAAGCAGATAACGGCACGATTCTCCGTCTTCAACGCACCAACAAGACCTGGGACCACGTCATCAATCGCTCCCACGCACTCCAGAGGAAGCTGTTCTTCCAAGCTGAGCCACCACAGCCCGACACTTCCAACGAGGTCATCCGCTGGAATCCCTTGTTCCCTCACAGAGTTAGTCAATGTGAAATAGGTCGGGACTGCAGGCATAGCTCAGGGGAAATCGTCATTTGTGTGAGACGACCATTACACACACGGTTCCTGACGCGAATCGCAATGCGAGTCTATCCCATCAAGCACTGGCGCAACGGAAGCTGGCGCCGAATGTTGCTTTGTCAGGGAGCAAAATTCACGGACCGGCTTTCCTTCCATCGATGCCCATGGGGCCTCCGCAACGTGGAAAAAGACGTTCGAGTGGTCATGGCTGAGGTCAAAGCCATTGTCGAAGAGAGTTGCGATAAGCACCGACAATACTTCCGCCAGTAA
- a CDS encoding uncharacterized protein (BUSCO:EOG092643QM), which yields MAKPLLFWILLLFASSAFLISRLLTILNPARPKPSRQSRRDAHQPTHLLVVLGSGGHTAEMIAMLERSMHEEDPTSRLDLNNFRHRTWVVGEGDSLSAERARDFEEKLERLHEEKAGYKARWEEGGRGTYDIQFVPRARQIHQSPLTTPFSCLRCFFACAAVLSQYTGGMGQLDFPDLILVNGPATGTILVFASLALRFFEVWGCNWRGKMRTIYVESWARVKKLSLSGRLLELVVDRFLVQWPQLEREGGRAEYMGVLV from the coding sequence ATGGCCAAGCCACTTCTTTTCTGGAttctgctgctcttcgcctcctctgccttcctCATCTCTCGCCTTCTCACAATTCTCAATCCAGCTCGCCCAAAACCCAGTCGCCAATCTCGCCGCGATGCGCATCAGCCGACGCATCTCCTCGTCGTACTTGGCTCAGGAGGACATACGGCTGAGATGATAGCGATGCTGGAGCGGAGCATGCACGAGGAAGATCCCACTTCAAGACTCGATCTCAACAATTTCAGACATAGAACGTGGGTCGTTGGCGAGGGGGACTCTCTTTCTGCGGAGCGGGCCAGGGACTTTGAAGAGAAGCTGGAAAGATTGCACGAAGAGAAGGCAGGTTATAAAGCGAGATGGGAAGAGGGCGGTCGAGGCACATACGATATCCAATTTGTTCCGAGAGCACGGCAAATTCATCAAAGTCCATTAACGACACCTTTCTCATGCCTTCGATGTTTCTTCGCATGTGCAGCGGTTCTGTCCCAGTACACCGGTGGAATGGGGCAGCTGGACTTTCCAGATCTTATTTTGGTGAATGGTCCGGCCACAGGAACTATTCTGGTCTTCGCGAGCTTGGCCTTGAGGTTCTTCGAAGTATGGGGCTGCAACTGGAGAGGCAAGATGAGGACCATCTATGTCGAAAGCTGGGCGAGAGTCAAAAAGCTGAGCTTGTCAGGGCGATTGCTTGAGCTCGTGGTCGACCGCTTCCTGGTACAATGGCCGCAGCTAGagcgagaaggaggcagagcagagtaTATGGGCGTGCTCGTATGA